One Paralichthys olivaceus isolate ysfri-2021 chromosome 8, ASM2471397v2, whole genome shotgun sequence genomic region harbors:
- the LOC109627284 gene encoding mpv17-like protein: MLKALVRHVRRFPWVSNVTVYGCLFAGGDLVHQCLARRDNMDWSHTRNVAVVAFSFHGNFSFFWMRFLERRFPGNSARMVVRKLLLDQTIAGPLATSVFYTGISFLEGKEDIFEDWRKKFLNTYRTGLMFWPFMQFLNFALVPLFVRTTFTGCCAFVWAIFLCFSHQSGDGTAGAALKWMFSNQQDESESTKEKVDTEVKALALKDGTAASKST, translated from the exons ATGCTGAAGGCGCTTGTGAGACACGTCCGTCGGTTTCCGTGGGTCTCTAACGTCACGGTGTACGGGTGTCTGTTCGCCGGGGGGGACTTGGTGCACCAGTGTCTCGCGCGCAGGGACAACATGGACTGGAGCCACACGCGCAACGTCGCCGTGGTCGCGTTCAGTTTCCATGGCAACTTTAGTTTCTTCTGGATGCGCTTTCTGGAGCGGAGGTTTCCCGGGAACTCTGCCAGGATGGTGgtgaggaagctgctgctggaccagACCATCGCAGGGCCCCTGGCCACCAGTGTCTTCTAcacag GTATCAGCTTCTTGGAAGGCAAAGAGGACATCTTTGAAGACTGGAGAAAAAAATTCCTGAATACTTATAGA ACGGGGCTAATGTTCTGGCCGTTCATGCAG TTTCTGAACTTTGCCTTGGTGCCTCTTTTCGTACGGACCACTTTCACCGGCTGCTGCGCCTTCGTCTGGGCCATCTTCCTGTGTTTCTCACATCAGAGCGGCGATGGCACAGCCGGTGCTGCTCTGAAATGGATGTTCTCCAATCAACAGGATGAATCAGAATCCACAAAGGAGAAAGTGGACACTGAAGTCAAGGCTTTGGCTCTCAAAGATGGAACAGCAGCGTCTAAATCTACTTAG
- the ntan1 gene encoding protein N-terminal asparagine amidohydrolase, protein MPLFIQNRGLDRINSTAELFDTYPHLQDSARTFRSRPLVEVDPKCLLYIQQREFAATTPADNSVSVIGSDDATTCHLVVLRHTGSGAVSLAHCDGSSTWSEVPHLVKSVTSLSKVSKEGRLELHLVGGFNDESKTSHKLSLNILAAFHKQKEDVHLETCCITEMNDVVVDGIHRPVVYGIGVNVKTGDLFPSSFTHKGPAEELRSARTFTGGQMADIYDSSRGLVKIGPCEWSSNLDIAFWLSQNDDTILKYLSTSPMAEPPHFVQHMKSTIQFLLQHPDSDSLFPGGHPQLYHRTEAGDWERAVQS, encoded by the exons ATGCCTTTGTTTATTCAGAATAGAGGGTTAGACCGTATAAACTCCACAGCGGAACTGTTCGACACATATCCTCATTTACAG GATAGTGCAAGAACATTTCGCTCCAGGCCGCTTGTTGAAGTGGACCCAAAGTGCCTCCTGTATATCCAACAACGAGAGTTTGCTGCAACGACCCCAGCAGACA ATAGTGTTTCAGTAATTGGATCTGATGACGCCACCACCTGCCATTTGGTTGTTCTGCGACACACTG GAAGTGGTGCTGTCAGCCTCGCTCACTGTGATGGTTCCAGCACTTGGTCTGAAGTCCCACACCTTGTGAAATCTGTCACGTCGCTGAGTAAAGTCAGTAAGGAGGGCAG ACTTGAGCTCCACCTTGTTGGGGGATTTAACGATGAGTCAAAGACATCCCATAAACTCAGCCTTAACATACTGG CAGCGTTTCATAAACAGAAAGAGGATGTTCATCTGGAAACATGTTGCATCACAG AAATGAACGATGTTGTTGTTGATGGGATTCATAGACCGGTAGTGTATGGAATAG GTGTAAATGTTAAAACAGGGGATCTTTTCCCTTCATCATTCACTCATAAAGGAcctgcagaggagctgagatCAGCACGGACCTTCACTGGAGGACAG ATGGCTGACATATATGACTCAAGTCGGGGACTCGTAAAAATCGGCCCCTGCGAGTGGTCTTCAAATCTGGATATTGCCTTCTGGTTGTCACAAAATGATGACACAATTTTAAAG TACCTGTCCACTTCTCCGATGGCTGAACCACCACACTTTGTCCAGCACATGAAGTCCACCATCCAGTTCCTTTTACAGCACCCCGACTCGGACAGCCTGTTTCCTGGCGGTCATCCGCAGCTGTACCACAGGACTGAGGCGGGGGATTGGGAGAGGGCTGTCCAGTCATAG
- the bmerb1 gene encoding bMERB domain-containing protein 1 produces MELKRSISDNERALRSYGAVSETAWTTDKGHSDVSMAESTMSPDEIEVEMTRIQRLREVLVRRESELRFMMDDIQLCKDIMSLKQELRQIVAVPEKEKTKKHRQREEELILKIHKLVQKRDFLVDDAEVERLREREEDKDMAEFLRLKLIPLEKKLKDAQNPPKPKRQILELPPNKPSITKSGVAIIKDCCGATQCAVM; encoded by the exons ATGGAGCTGAAGCGATCTATTTCGGACAACGAGCGCGCGCTCAGGAGCTACGGCGCCGTGTCGGAGACGGCGTGGACCACGGACAAAG GTCACTCAGACGTGTCCATGGCAGAGAGCACCATGTCTCCAGATGAGATCGAGGTGGAGATGACTCGTATCCAGCGCCTGCGGGAGGTCCTGGTGCGCCGGGAGTCAGAGCTGCGCTTCAT GATGGATGACATTCAGCTCTGCAAAGACATCATGAGTTTAAAGCAGGAGCTGAGGCAGATTGTCGCAGTACCAG agaaagaaaaaacaaagaagcacCGGCAGCGGGAAGAAGAGCTGATCCTGAAGATCCATAAACTGGTGCAGAAGAGGGATTTCCTTGTGGATGATGCTGAGGTGGAGCGATTAAG GGAGcgagaggaggacaaggataTGGCAGAGTTCCTCAGACTGAAGCTGATTCCTCTGGAGAAGAAGCTCAAAGACGCACAAA ATCCTCCAAAGCCTAAGAGACAAATCCTTGAGCTGCCGCCCAACAAACCATCCATCACCAAGTCAGGAGTGGCCATCATTAAGGACTGCTGCGGAGCCACCCAGTGTGCCGTCATGTAA
- the LOC109627567 gene encoding probable ATP-dependent RNA helicase DDX17 → MRGGSSYGDRDRDRGRDRPRFGAMSGRGGAPPMKFGNPGERLRKKRWNMDELPKFEKNFYAEHPEVQRISQYEMEEYRRKKEITIRGSGCPKAVTGFHQAQFPQYVMDVLMQQNFKEPTAIQSQGFPLALSGRDMVGIAQTGSGKTLAYLLPAIVHINHQPYLERGDGPICLVLAPTRELAQQVQQVAFDYGKSSRIKSTCVYGGAPKGPQIRDLERGVEICIATPGRLIDFLEVGKTNLRRCTYLVLDEADRMLDMGFEPQIRKIVDQIRPDRQTLMWSATWPKEVRQLAEDFLRDSVQINVGALELSANHNILQIVDVCMETEKDHKLFQLMEEIMAEKENKTIIFVETKKRCDDLTRRMRRDGWPAMCIHGDKSQPERDWVLTEFRSGKAPILIATDVASRGLDVEDVKFVINYDYPSSSEDYVHRIGRTARSTNKGTAYTFFTPGNLRQARDLVRVLEEARQAINPKLLQLVDSGRGGGGGGGRMRYRGSNSNNPNLMYQDECERRINPGGGGGSNKDGRSGFSRDNRGSRDGDRSNSSSSSSYRDRSRDRRNSYNSGSDQYQSYSGSGGYNSRPNTQSGGSGGQDQLGQPQGQFGQPPPPPVPAGGPQPLMAQQFALPQPPLMGFMGQPPYPFASPPPPGPPPPRK, encoded by the exons ATGAGAGGAGGCTCGTCTtatggagacagagacagagaccgTGGGCGAGACAG GCCACGGTTTGGGGCCATGAGTGGTCGAGGTGGAGCCCCACCCATGAAGTTTGGGAATCCAGGTGAGCGTCTCCGCAAGAAGAGGTGGAACATGGACGAGCTGCCAAAATTTGAGAAGAATTTCTATGCTGAACACCCAGAGGTCCAACGCATTAGTCAG TATGAAATGGAAGAGTATCGCAGGAAGAAAGAGATCACCATCAGAGGCTCTGGCTGTCCAAAAGCTGTCACCGGTTTTCACCAGGCGCAGTTTCCTC AGTATGTGATGGATGTGCTGATGCAGCAGAACTTTAAGGAGCCCACAGCGATCCAGTCTCAGGGCTTCCCTTTGGCCCTGAGCGGCAGGGACATGGTGGGAATCGCACAGACTGGCTCTGGAAAGACACTGGCT TATCTCCTTCCTGCTATTGTGCACATTAACCATCAGCCCTATCTGGAGAGGGGAGATGGGCCGATT tGTCTGGTGCTGGCCCCGACCAGAGAGCTGGCTCAGCAGGTTCAGCAGGTTGCATTCGATTATGGCAAGTCCTCTCGTATCAAAAGTACCTGTGTCTATGGCGGAGCACCCAAAGGACCACAGATAAGAGACCTCGAGAGAG GTGTTGAGATCTGCATCGCCACACCTGGCCGTCTCATTGACTTCCTAGAGGTGGGGAAGACTAACCTCCGTCGCTGCACCTACCTTGTGCTGGATGAGGCGGACCGCATGTTGGACATGGGCTTTGAGCCACAAATTCGGAAGATAGTTGATCAAATCAGG cccgacagacagacactgatgTGGAGTGCAACTTGGCCGAAGGAGGTTCGGCAGCTTGCTGAGGACTTCCTGAGGGACTCTGTGCAGATTAATGTTGGTGCTCTGGAACTCAGCGCCAACCACAACATCCTGCAGATAGTTGATGTCTGCATGGAGACTGAAAAGGACCACAA actTTTTCAACTTATGGAGGAAATCATGgctgaaaaggaaaacaaaaccatCATCTTTGTGGAGACCAAGAAGCGTTGTGATGATCTCACCAGGAGAATGAGGCGGGACGG ATGGCCAGCCATGTGTATCCATGGAGACAAGAGCCAGCCAGAAAGAGATTGGGTGCTCACAG AATTTCGTAGTGGAAAAGCTCCCATACTGATCGCTACTGATGTTGCCTCTCGTGGTCTGG acgtggaagacgtCAAGTTCGTCATCAACTACGATTACCCAAGCTCCTCTGAGGATTATGTCCACCGCATCGGACGTACGGCTCGCAGTACCAACAAGGGCACGGCCTACACCTTCTTCACCCCGGGGAACCTGCGGCAGGCCCGAGACCTTGTGCGGGTGTTGGAGGAGGCCCGACAGGCCATCAACCCAAAACTGCTTCAACTTGTGGACTCAGGccgtggtggaggtggaggtg GTGGCAGAATGCGTTACCGTGGCAGCAACTCCAACAACCCCAACCTAATGTACCAAGACGAGTGTGAGCGCCGCATAAACCCGGGTGGAGGTGGCGGCAGCAACAAAGATGGCCGCAGTGGCTTCAGCCGTGATAACCGAGGCAGCCGTGATGGAGACCGCTCcaattcctcctcctcttcctcctacaGGGACAGAAGTCGTGATCGCAGGAACAGCTACAACTCGGGGTCAGATCAGTACCAGAGTTACAGCGGCAGCGGTGGCTACAACTCCCGTCCCAACACCCAATCAGGAGGCAGCGGAGGTCAAGATCAGTTGGGTCAGCCGCAAGGTCAGTTTGGccagcctccccctcctcctgttcCAGCAGGGGGGCCACAGCCCCTCATGGCGCAGCAGTTTGCATTGCCACAGCCCCCGCTAATGGGCTTCATGGGGCAGCCGCCATATCCTTTTGCCTCTCCGCCTCCTCCAGGCCCTCCACCTCCCAGGAAGTAG